One genomic window of Candidatus Coatesbacteria bacterium includes the following:
- a CDS encoding BMC domain-containing protein codes for MQEIALGMIETKGLVGAVEAADAMVKAANVRLIGKEKVGGGYVTVMVRGEVGAVKAATDAGAAAAGRVGELVSVHVIPRPHDNVEMLLPND; via the coding sequence CTGCAAGAGATCGCCCTGGGGATGATCGAGACCAAGGGCCTGGTCGGCGCCGTCGAGGCCGCCGACGCCATGGTCAAAGCGGCCAACGTCCGGCTGATCGGCAAGGAGAAGGTCGGCGGCGGCTACGTCACCGTGATGGTCCGCGGCGAGGTCGGCGCGGTCAAGGCGGCCACGGACGCCGGGGCCGCCGCGGCCGGCCGCGTCGGCGAACTGGTCAGCGTCCACGTCATCCCGCGGCCCCACGACAACGTGGAGATGCTGCTGCCCAACGACTAG